From a region of the Drosophila mauritiana strain mau12 chromosome 4, ASM438214v1, whole genome shotgun sequence genome:
- the LOC117146256 gene encoding host cell factor isoform X1 translates to MEGSDFVGPAFSSGERISASDLNSEHIIQAENHSFANRISMDIDVPDGHQLDSNLTGFRWKRVLNPTGPQPRPRHGHRAINIKELMVVFGGGNEGIVDELHVYNTVTNQWYVPVLKGDVPNGCAAYGFVVEGTRMFVFGGMIEYGKYSNELYELQATKWEWRKMYPESPDSGVSPCPRLGHSFTMVGEKIFLFGGLANESDDPKNNIPKYLNDLYILDTRGVHSHNGKWIVPKTYGDSPPPRESHTGISFATKTNGNLNLLIYGGMSGCRLGDLWLLETDSMTWSKPKTSGEAPLPRSLHSSTMIGNKMYVFGGWVPLVINDSKSTTEREWKCTNTLAVLDLETMTWDNVTLDTVEENVPRARAGHCAVGIQSRLYVWSGRDGYRKAWNNQVRVCCKDLWYLEVSKPLYAVKVALVRASTHALELSWTATTFATAYVLQIQKIEQALNTSSKPLSNNIVQQGTTTSAETSGINVSTNRSGSALGLGVEATSTVLKLEKESLQLTGCQPETNAQPSVNDLLQSMSPPSSPASRADKDALSSGGGTTFNLSTSVASVHPQISVISSTAVVTGNDTASTSGAINSILQKFRPVVTAVRTSTTTAVSNATSTADPLSVRVPSTMSANVVLSSSSSTLRIVPSVTTSQSLRIASSQASGNNCRSSSAINILKTALPNVAVQSQPTSSVTTSIGGKQYFIQKPLTLAPNVQLQFVKTSGGMTVQTLPKVNFTASKGTPPHGISIANPHLAPGITQIQGSTLPGSQLQKPIVSGNVLKLVSPHTMAGGKLIMKNSNILQMGKVTPNVMGGKPAFVITNKQGTPLGNQQIIIVTTGGNVRSVPTSTVMTSAGGSASGTNIVSIVSSTSTTPSPLQALSGQKTLISNQSGVKMLRNISSVQASSSMAFGQKQSGTPIHQKTALYIGGKAVTVMSTNTSMAASGNKVMVLPGTSSNSSPATTTALSARKSFVFNSGGSPRAVTLATKNINVKSITQAQSVTETNNHSVATIKDTDPIDDIIEQLDGAGDLLKLSESEAQRGSEENEDNVENATSSSAPSLYTGGDTAGPSRAQNPIVTEHPVDIIEDVSGVSSTTDVNETAIVGGDTIESLKISVKENDDVKSVGEKSIVSDDCHQPTTSETEAATILTTIKSAEALVLETTEIRKDHRGCAIDSSKENQDENKKFKQRQESSPSQNIHQFQNVDGSQLEALASAALLQAATSDATALALKELIERPESETNTRSSNIAEIQQNNVQSTLAVVVSNTSQNENQKWHTVGVFKDLSHTVTSYIDSNCISDSIFDDIDVDNLPDFSKLPRTNLDPGTAYRFRLSAINSCGRGEWGEISSFKTCLPGFPGAPSAIKISKDVKEGAHLTWEPPPAQKTKEIIEYSVYLAVKPTAKDKALSTPQLAFVRVYVGAANQCTVPNASLSNAHVDCSNKPAIIFRIAARNQKGYGPATQVRWLQDPAAAKQHTPTVTANLKRGQEKSTIGSSNIANTFCSPHKRGRNGLHD, encoded by the exons ATGGAAGGCTCAGACTTTGTGGGTCCAGCATTTTCTTCAGGAGAACGAATATCGGCATCTGATTTAAATTCGGAGCATATTATTCAGGCCGAGAATCACAGTTTTGCAAATCGAATTTCTATGGATATAGATGTCCCTGATGGGCACCAGCTTGACAGCAATTTAACTGGATTTCGATGGAAGCGAGTTCTTAACCCAACCGGACCGCAGCCCCGCCCGAGACATGGACACCGTGCGATAAACATCAAAGAGCTCATGGTCGTTTTCGGCGGCGGAAACGAAGGGATTGTTGACGAGTTGCACGTTTATAATACTG TTACTAATCAGTGGTACGTCCCAGTGCTAAAAGGAGATGTACCGAACGGATGCGCTGCTTATGGATTTGTTGTGGAGGGTACACGTATGTTTGTTTTTGGGGGAATGATCGAATACGGAAAATATTCAAACGAGCTCTATGAGCTACAGGCAACTAAATGGGAATGGAGAAAAATGTATCCAGAGTCACCAGACAGTGGGGTGTCACCGTGTCCTCGCTTGGGTCACAGCTTTACAATGGttggtgaaaaaatatttctttttggCGGACTAGCAAATGAATCGGACGacccaaaaaataatattccTAA ATACTTAAACGACTTGTACATACTGGATACTCGAGGAGTTCACAGTCATAACGGAAAGTGGATAGTACCTAAAACATATGGGGATAGTCCTCCACCACGAGAGTCACACACAGGCATTTCGTTTGCTACTAAAACCAACGGAAATTTAAATCTTTTGATTTATGGTGGAATGAGCGGCTGCCGCTTGGGAGATTTGTGGTTGCTAGAAACAG ACTCAATGACTTGGTCGAAGCCCAAAACTTCAGGGGAGGCGCCTTTACCACGCTCGTTGCACAGTTCTACAATGATTGGGAACAAAATGTATGTCTTTGGTGGCTGGGTTCCCTTAGTGATCAATGATTCTAAATCGACAACAGAGCGTGAATGGAAATGTACAAACACTCTTGCTGTCCTTGACCTAG AAACAATGACATGGGACAATGTCACATTGGACACTGTAGAGGAAAATGTTCCACGCGCTCGTGCTGGCCACTGTGCAGTTGGTATTCAAAGTCGTCTTTATGTGTGGTCAGGTCGTGATGGTTACCGCAAAGCATGGAACAACCAGGTTAGG GTTTGCTGCAAAGACCTGTGGTACTTAGAGGTCTCCAAGCCCCTGTATGCAGTAAAAGTTGCGCTAGTTCGCGCTTCTACTCACGCCTTGGAGCTCTCGTGGACGGCGACCACTTTTGCAACAGCCTACGTTTtgcaaatacaaaaaattgaGCAGGCACTAAATACAAGCTCGAAACCGTTAAGCAACAACATTGTTCAACAAGGAACCACGACATCTGCTGAAACTTCTGGAATTAATGTTTCAACAAATAGATCTGGGAGTGCTTTGGGTCTTGGTGTCGAAGCCACATCTACAGTCTTAAAACTAGAAAAGGAATCTTTGCAACTGACTGGATGTCAACCGGAAACAAATGCTCAACCATCTGTAAATGACTTGTTGCAATCAATGTCGCCGCCTTCTTCCCCAGCGTCTCGTGCTGATAAAGACGCACTTTCGTCAGGGGGTGGAACTACATTTAACTTATCAACATCCGTCGCTTCAGTGCATCCTCAAATATCTGTAATCAGTAGTACCGCCGTAGTAACGGGCAACGACACAGCGTCCACAAGTGGCGCCATTAATAGTATATTGCAAAAGTTTCGACCAGTTGTTACCGCTGTAAGAACGTCTACAACTACTGCGGTATCTAATGCTACCAGCACGGCTGATCCTTTGTCTGTGCGAGTACCAAGTACGATGTCGGCAAACGTTGTTCTTAGCTCTTCAAGTAGTACATTGCGTATTGTCCCAAGCGTAACTACATCGCAATCACTACGTATAGCTTCTTCTCAAGCGAGTGGCAACAACTGCCGGAGTAGTTCtgcaataaatatattaaaaacagCTCTTCCAAACGTCGCCGTGCAATCTCAGCCTACATCATCGGTCACCACCTCCATTGGTGGAAAACAGTACTTCATTCAAAAGCCACTTACCCTTGCTCCAAATGTTCAgcttcaatttgttaagaccAGTGGTGGGATGACTGTTCAAACTCTTCCAAAGGTCAACTTTACGGCTTCAAAGGGAACGCCCCCACATGGCATTTCAATTGCAAACCCACATTTGGCGCCTGGTATTACTCAAATTCAG GGATCGACATTGCCCGGAAGTCAGCTCCAAAAGCCCATTGTGTCCGGCAACGTTTTAAAGCTTGTATCGCCGCATACGAtggcgggtggaaaattgATTATGAAGAATTCAAACATCTTACAGATGGGCAAGGTAACTCCAAACGTAATGGGTGGAAAACCAGCTTTTGTCATAACTAATAAACAGGGTACGCCATTGGGAAATCAGCAGATCATTATTGTAACCACTGGTGGCAATGTGCGATCTGTGCCAACTAGCACAGTTATGACAAGTGCTGGTGGCTCTGCATCAGGGACAAATATTGTAAGTATAGTTAGCTCAACGTCGACCACGCCTAGCCCGCTGCAGGCATTAAGTGGACAAAAAACTTTAATATCCAACCAAAGTGGAGTTAAGATGCTGCGAAATATATCATCAGTACAAGCATCATCTTCAATGGCATTTGGGCAAAAACAAAGTGGCACTCCCATTCATCAAAAAACGGCATTGTATATAGGAGGCAAAGCTGTTACCGTTATGAGCACCAATACAAGTATGGCTGCATCCGGAAATAAAGTTATGGTACTACCAGGAACAAGCTCAAATAGTTCTCCTGCTACTACAACGGCGCTGAGTGCCAGAAAAAGCTTTGTTTTCAATTCCGGAGGTAGCCCTCGGGCCGTCACTTTAGCGACCAAAAACATTAATGTAAAATCTATAACACAAGCGCAATCAGTGACGGAAACTAATAATCATTCAGTCGCTACTATTAAAGACACAGATCCAATAGATGATATTATAGAGCAGTTGGATGGAGCCGGAGATCTGCTAAAGCTTTCTGAAAGTGAAGCTCAGCGTGGATCGGAGGAGAATGAAGATAATGTTGAAAATGCAACGTCTTCATCTGCCCCTTCCCTGTATACCGGAGGTGATACGGCAGGGCCATCGAGAGCTCAAAACCCTATAGTAACGGAACATCCGGTTGATATTATTGAAGATGTCTCCGGCGTGAGCAGCACAACTGACGTTAACGAAACTGCAATTGTAGGTGGTGATACAATAGAATCGCTTAAGATATCGGTGAAGGAAAACGATGATGTGAAATCTGTG GGTGAAAAATCAATAGTATCCGATGATTGTCATCAGCCGACAACTTCCGAGACGGAAGCGGCCACCATCCTAACCACAATTAAGTCTGCTGAGGCTTTAGTTTTGGAAACTACAGAAATAAGGAAAGATCATAGAGGATGTGCTATAGACAGTTCCAAAGAAAATCAagatgaaaataaaaaatttaaacaacGGCAAGAATCTTCACCATCTCAAAATATTCACCAATTCCAAAATG TAGATGGCTCACAATTAGAGGCTCTTGCTTCCGCTGCATTACTACAAGCTGCAACATCAGACGCCACAGCATTGGCGTTGAAAGAATTGATAGAACGACCGGAAAGTGAAACAAATACCAGAAGTAGCAACATTGCCGAGATTCAACAAAATAAT GTTCAATCCACCTTAGCGGTCGTAGTATCAAACACCTCCCAAAACGAAAACCAAAAATGGCACACAGTAGGTGTGTTTAAGGATCTTTCGCACACAGTCACTAGCTACATTGATTCGAATTGTATTAGTGATTCCATTTTTGACGATATAGATGTGGATAATCTTCCAGATTTCAGCAAGCTTCCACGCACCAATTTGGATCCTGGAACGGCTTACCGTTTTCGGCTGAGTGCTATCAATTCTTGCGGACGAGGAGAATGGGGAGAG ATATCCAGTTTTAAAACCTGTTTACCAGGCTTTCCGGGTGCCCCCTCAGCTATTAAAATTTCCAAGGATGTCAAGGAGGGCGCTCACTTAACATGGGAACCACCACCAGCTCAAAAAACTAAGGAGATAATTGAATATTCAGTATACCTTGCAGTTAAGCCTACTGCCAAGGATAAAGCGTTGTCCACTCCACAATTAGCTTTTGTGCGGGTTTATGTCGGTGCGGCAAATCAATGCACAGTGCCGAATGCTTCACTATCTAATGCACATGTGGATTGCTCAAATAAACCAGCTATTATATTCCGGATTGCTGCTCGCAATCAAAAGGGCTATGGACCTGCCACTCAAGTTAGATGGCTGCAGG ATCCCGCGGCAGCGAAACAGCATACACCCACAGTTACGGCAAATCTAAAACGTGGACAAGAAAAATCAACTATTGGAAGCAGCAACATAGCAAACACCTTCTGTTCACCACACAAGCGTGGACGCAACGGATTGCATGATTGA
- the LOC117146256 gene encoding host cell factor isoform X2 translates to MEGSDFVGPAFSSGERISASDLNSEHIIQAENHSFANRISMDIDVPDGHQLDSNLTGFRWKRVLNPTGPQPRPRHGHRAINIKELMVVFGGGNEGIVDELHVYNTVTNQWYVPVLKGDVPNGCAAYGFVVEGTRMFVFGGMIEYGKYSNELYELQATKWEWRKMYPESPDSGVSPCPRLGHSFTMVGEKIFLFGGLANESDDPKNNIPKYLNDLYILDTRGVHSHNGKWIVPKTYGDSPPPRESHTGISFATKTNGNLNLLIYGGMSGCRLGDLWLLETDSMTWSKPKTSGEAPLPRSLHSSTMIGNKMYVFGGWVPLVINDSKSTTEREWKCTNTLAVLDLETMTWDNVTLDTVEENVPRARAGHCAVGIQSRLYVWSGRDGYRKAWNNQVRVCCKDLWYLEVSKPLYAVKVALVRASTHALELSWTATTFATAYVLQIQKIEQALNTSSKPLSNNIVQQGTTTSAETSGINVSTNRSGSALGLGVEATSTVLKLEKESLQLTGCQPETNAQPSVNDLLQSMSPPSSPASRADKDALSSGGGTTFNLSTSVASVHPQISVISSTAVVTGNDTASTSGAINSILQKFRPVVTAVRTSTTTAVSNATSTADPLSVRVPSTMSANVVLSSSSSTLRIVPSVTTSQSLRIASSQASGNNCRSSSAINILKTALPNVAVQSQPTSSVTTSIGGKQYFIQKPLTLAPNVQLQFVKTSGGMTVQTLPKVNFTASKGTPPHGISIANPHLAPGITQIQGSTLPGSQLQKPIVSGNVLKLVSPHTMAGGKLIMKNSNILQMGKVTPNVMGGKPAFVITNKQGTPLGNQQIIIVTTGGNVRSVPTSTVMTSAGGSASGTNIVSIVSSTSTTPSPLQALSGQKTLISNQSGVKMLRNISSVQASSSMAFGQKQSGTPIHQKTALYIGGKAVTVMSTNTSMAASGNKVMVLPGTSSNSSPATTTALSARKSFVFNSGGSPRAVTLATKNINVKSITQAQSVTETNNHSVATIKDTDPIDDIIEQLDGAGDLLKLSESEAQRGSEENEDNVENATSSSAPSLYTGGDTAGPSRAQNPIVTEHPVDIIEDVSGVSSTTDVNETAIVGGDTIESLKISVKENDDVKSVGEKSIVSDDCHQPTTSETEAATILTTIKSAEALVLETTEIRKDHRGCAIDSSKENQDENKKFKQRQESSPSQNIHQFQNDGSQLEALASAALLQAATSDATALALKELIERPESETNTRSSNIAEIQQNNVQSTLAVVVSNTSQNENQKWHTVGVFKDLSHTVTSYIDSNCISDSIFDDIDVDNLPDFSKLPRTNLDPGTAYRFRLSAINSCGRGEWGEISSFKTCLPGFPGAPSAIKISKDVKEGAHLTWEPPPAQKTKEIIEYSVYLAVKPTAKDKALSTPQLAFVRVYVGAANQCTVPNASLSNAHVDCSNKPAIIFRIAARNQKGYGPATQVRWLQDPAAAKQHTPTVTANLKRGQEKSTIGSSNIANTFCSPHKRGRNGLHD, encoded by the exons ATGGAAGGCTCAGACTTTGTGGGTCCAGCATTTTCTTCAGGAGAACGAATATCGGCATCTGATTTAAATTCGGAGCATATTATTCAGGCCGAGAATCACAGTTTTGCAAATCGAATTTCTATGGATATAGATGTCCCTGATGGGCACCAGCTTGACAGCAATTTAACTGGATTTCGATGGAAGCGAGTTCTTAACCCAACCGGACCGCAGCCCCGCCCGAGACATGGACACCGTGCGATAAACATCAAAGAGCTCATGGTCGTTTTCGGCGGCGGAAACGAAGGGATTGTTGACGAGTTGCACGTTTATAATACTG TTACTAATCAGTGGTACGTCCCAGTGCTAAAAGGAGATGTACCGAACGGATGCGCTGCTTATGGATTTGTTGTGGAGGGTACACGTATGTTTGTTTTTGGGGGAATGATCGAATACGGAAAATATTCAAACGAGCTCTATGAGCTACAGGCAACTAAATGGGAATGGAGAAAAATGTATCCAGAGTCACCAGACAGTGGGGTGTCACCGTGTCCTCGCTTGGGTCACAGCTTTACAATGGttggtgaaaaaatatttctttttggCGGACTAGCAAATGAATCGGACGacccaaaaaataatattccTAA ATACTTAAACGACTTGTACATACTGGATACTCGAGGAGTTCACAGTCATAACGGAAAGTGGATAGTACCTAAAACATATGGGGATAGTCCTCCACCACGAGAGTCACACACAGGCATTTCGTTTGCTACTAAAACCAACGGAAATTTAAATCTTTTGATTTATGGTGGAATGAGCGGCTGCCGCTTGGGAGATTTGTGGTTGCTAGAAACAG ACTCAATGACTTGGTCGAAGCCCAAAACTTCAGGGGAGGCGCCTTTACCACGCTCGTTGCACAGTTCTACAATGATTGGGAACAAAATGTATGTCTTTGGTGGCTGGGTTCCCTTAGTGATCAATGATTCTAAATCGACAACAGAGCGTGAATGGAAATGTACAAACACTCTTGCTGTCCTTGACCTAG AAACAATGACATGGGACAATGTCACATTGGACACTGTAGAGGAAAATGTTCCACGCGCTCGTGCTGGCCACTGTGCAGTTGGTATTCAAAGTCGTCTTTATGTGTGGTCAGGTCGTGATGGTTACCGCAAAGCATGGAACAACCAGGTTAGG GTTTGCTGCAAAGACCTGTGGTACTTAGAGGTCTCCAAGCCCCTGTATGCAGTAAAAGTTGCGCTAGTTCGCGCTTCTACTCACGCCTTGGAGCTCTCGTGGACGGCGACCACTTTTGCAACAGCCTACGTTTtgcaaatacaaaaaattgaGCAGGCACTAAATACAAGCTCGAAACCGTTAAGCAACAACATTGTTCAACAAGGAACCACGACATCTGCTGAAACTTCTGGAATTAATGTTTCAACAAATAGATCTGGGAGTGCTTTGGGTCTTGGTGTCGAAGCCACATCTACAGTCTTAAAACTAGAAAAGGAATCTTTGCAACTGACTGGATGTCAACCGGAAACAAATGCTCAACCATCTGTAAATGACTTGTTGCAATCAATGTCGCCGCCTTCTTCCCCAGCGTCTCGTGCTGATAAAGACGCACTTTCGTCAGGGGGTGGAACTACATTTAACTTATCAACATCCGTCGCTTCAGTGCATCCTCAAATATCTGTAATCAGTAGTACCGCCGTAGTAACGGGCAACGACACAGCGTCCACAAGTGGCGCCATTAATAGTATATTGCAAAAGTTTCGACCAGTTGTTACCGCTGTAAGAACGTCTACAACTACTGCGGTATCTAATGCTACCAGCACGGCTGATCCTTTGTCTGTGCGAGTACCAAGTACGATGTCGGCAAACGTTGTTCTTAGCTCTTCAAGTAGTACATTGCGTATTGTCCCAAGCGTAACTACATCGCAATCACTACGTATAGCTTCTTCTCAAGCGAGTGGCAACAACTGCCGGAGTAGTTCtgcaataaatatattaaaaacagCTCTTCCAAACGTCGCCGTGCAATCTCAGCCTACATCATCGGTCACCACCTCCATTGGTGGAAAACAGTACTTCATTCAAAAGCCACTTACCCTTGCTCCAAATGTTCAgcttcaatttgttaagaccAGTGGTGGGATGACTGTTCAAACTCTTCCAAAGGTCAACTTTACGGCTTCAAAGGGAACGCCCCCACATGGCATTTCAATTGCAAACCCACATTTGGCGCCTGGTATTACTCAAATTCAG GGATCGACATTGCCCGGAAGTCAGCTCCAAAAGCCCATTGTGTCCGGCAACGTTTTAAAGCTTGTATCGCCGCATACGAtggcgggtggaaaattgATTATGAAGAATTCAAACATCTTACAGATGGGCAAGGTAACTCCAAACGTAATGGGTGGAAAACCAGCTTTTGTCATAACTAATAAACAGGGTACGCCATTGGGAAATCAGCAGATCATTATTGTAACCACTGGTGGCAATGTGCGATCTGTGCCAACTAGCACAGTTATGACAAGTGCTGGTGGCTCTGCATCAGGGACAAATATTGTAAGTATAGTTAGCTCAACGTCGACCACGCCTAGCCCGCTGCAGGCATTAAGTGGACAAAAAACTTTAATATCCAACCAAAGTGGAGTTAAGATGCTGCGAAATATATCATCAGTACAAGCATCATCTTCAATGGCATTTGGGCAAAAACAAAGTGGCACTCCCATTCATCAAAAAACGGCATTGTATATAGGAGGCAAAGCTGTTACCGTTATGAGCACCAATACAAGTATGGCTGCATCCGGAAATAAAGTTATGGTACTACCAGGAACAAGCTCAAATAGTTCTCCTGCTACTACAACGGCGCTGAGTGCCAGAAAAAGCTTTGTTTTCAATTCCGGAGGTAGCCCTCGGGCCGTCACTTTAGCGACCAAAAACATTAATGTAAAATCTATAACACAAGCGCAATCAGTGACGGAAACTAATAATCATTCAGTCGCTACTATTAAAGACACAGATCCAATAGATGATATTATAGAGCAGTTGGATGGAGCCGGAGATCTGCTAAAGCTTTCTGAAAGTGAAGCTCAGCGTGGATCGGAGGAGAATGAAGATAATGTTGAAAATGCAACGTCTTCATCTGCCCCTTCCCTGTATACCGGAGGTGATACGGCAGGGCCATCGAGAGCTCAAAACCCTATAGTAACGGAACATCCGGTTGATATTATTGAAGATGTCTCCGGCGTGAGCAGCACAACTGACGTTAACGAAACTGCAATTGTAGGTGGTGATACAATAGAATCGCTTAAGATATCGGTGAAGGAAAACGATGATGTGAAATCTGTG GGTGAAAAATCAATAGTATCCGATGATTGTCATCAGCCGACAACTTCCGAGACGGAAGCGGCCACCATCCTAACCACAATTAAGTCTGCTGAGGCTTTAGTTTTGGAAACTACAGAAATAAGGAAAGATCATAGAGGATGTGCTATAGACAGTTCCAAAGAAAATCAagatgaaaataaaaaatttaaacaacGGCAAGAATCTTCACCATCTCAAAATATTCACCAATTCCAAAATG ATGGCTCACAATTAGAGGCTCTTGCTTCCGCTGCATTACTACAAGCTGCAACATCAGACGCCACAGCATTGGCGTTGAAAGAATTGATAGAACGACCGGAAAGTGAAACAAATACCAGAAGTAGCAACATTGCCGAGATTCAACAAAATAAT GTTCAATCCACCTTAGCGGTCGTAGTATCAAACACCTCCCAAAACGAAAACCAAAAATGGCACACAGTAGGTGTGTTTAAGGATCTTTCGCACACAGTCACTAGCTACATTGATTCGAATTGTATTAGTGATTCCATTTTTGACGATATAGATGTGGATAATCTTCCAGATTTCAGCAAGCTTCCACGCACCAATTTGGATCCTGGAACGGCTTACCGTTTTCGGCTGAGTGCTATCAATTCTTGCGGACGAGGAGAATGGGGAGAG ATATCCAGTTTTAAAACCTGTTTACCAGGCTTTCCGGGTGCCCCCTCAGCTATTAAAATTTCCAAGGATGTCAAGGAGGGCGCTCACTTAACATGGGAACCACCACCAGCTCAAAAAACTAAGGAGATAATTGAATATTCAGTATACCTTGCAGTTAAGCCTACTGCCAAGGATAAAGCGTTGTCCACTCCACAATTAGCTTTTGTGCGGGTTTATGTCGGTGCGGCAAATCAATGCACAGTGCCGAATGCTTCACTATCTAATGCACATGTGGATTGCTCAAATAAACCAGCTATTATATTCCGGATTGCTGCTCGCAATCAAAAGGGCTATGGACCTGCCACTCAAGTTAGATGGCTGCAGG ATCCCGCGGCAGCGAAACAGCATACACCCACAGTTACGGCAAATCTAAAACGTGGACAAGAAAAATCAACTATTGGAAGCAGCAACATAGCAAACACCTTCTGTTCACCACACAAGCGTGGACGCAACGGATTGCATGATTGA